The following are encoded in a window of Leptodactylus fuscus isolate aLepFus1 chromosome 9, aLepFus1.hap2, whole genome shotgun sequence genomic DNA:
- the ATRIP gene encoding ATR-interacting protein isoform X2, whose amino-acid sequence MSINPLFTTKKRDLSVLHSTNRVNASISSAVQGVYSSCNDQGTYPPSKRSRSTSITESKVMEDVFGDGEDFTADDLEEIDIIASQAYTQDSTAMNSRTNHVQGGVISNSRQTSAFLQPQRPALPKRGRDTLNLRSDNETSSTDVLQSRLEDLKQKLKLLEDEIIVKNGEIKVLRDALRQTESNLEQQKIAHVVLEKEKTQMQCEKEKELLKKIQSLQSELQFKDAEMIELKTKLQSSERRVLVPQVSPKKSPSLKPESSPQPGKSSFPTKESFRANASLKPHVPVSPLHMHIPVKSDSETLTTVETQARVFTTSYCKQTMDRQGSVLLSTLMQQSDPLDPPGLYHLLSTNLGSLPVSSIQRAQTNNTAGTSDPSIMSPSQCAALKEYQKLAISGLNSIALGEEGMDKKGSQCQRGRGHLNKMCRLTGAQHILPLVEYHITLYCQALHCLEKSEGGSADSQSMSSSSTDDGGLMVSAKDTISRFTDPALVSLEILYHLVFYSLDVVETLLRKSTVGMTEPNTVINRDLDNDEEMLHPLFQKIVLLLSSSVVTYKREIIQEKVLHVLVKLAENSAKEQLTRFQGLLSSPVLLQCLSPNSSLSVVHKTVRLLALLADDERLSGLLCSCSENCLLLALYMYIISRPDKQASEKLWLQTEHEVVRFLNKLIIQGWSSPSTRSGVTCQCNREVVKALVLTLHLEWLCVRRLAVLLPTPNQNKSVLFLKEAVMVLHSLYQRDKSFSEHCLDVFHQYDQAVPGVRAFFRKFNTLNENEEFALDELCPPEVETEEESMDCT is encoded by the exons ATGTCAATTAACCCCTTGTTTACAACAAAGAAAAGGGATCTCTCTGTATTACACAGCACAAATAGAGTTAATGCCAGCATCTCCTCAGCAGTACAAGGTGTGTATTCTTCCTGCAATGATCAAGGAACATATCCTCCATCAAAGCGTTCTCGATCAACCAGCATTACTGAGTCCAAAGTCATGGAGGATGTATTTGGTGATGGGGAAGATTTTACAGCTGATGATTTGGAGGAGATTGATATCATTGCCTCTCAGGCATATACACAGGACTCAACGGCTATGAACAGTCGTACAAATCATGTCCAAGGGGGTGTGATATCTAATAGCCGACAGACATCTGCCTTTCTACAGCCACAAAGACCTGCACTGCCAAAACGAGGAAGAGATACCTTGA ACTTGCGTTCTGATAATGAAACCTCTTCCACTGATGTTTTGCAGTCCCGACTTGAAGATCTAAAGCAAAAG TTGAAGCTGCTAGAAGATGAAATTATTGTGAAGAATGGTGAAATTAAAGTTTTGCGAGACGCCTTGCGTCAGACAGAGTCTAACCTTGAGCAGCAAAAAATTGCTCATGTTGTCTTGGAAAAAGAGAAGACTCAAATGCAGTGTGAGAAGGAAAAAGAATTGTTGAAAAAG ATTCAGTCTTTACAATCAGAGCTTCAGTTTAAAGATGCGGAGATGATAGAACTGAAGACAAAACTGCAGAGCAGTGAGCGGCGAGTCCTGGTACCACAGGTTAG CCCCAAGAAAAGTCCTTCTTTAAAGCCTGAGTCATCACCACAACCAGGAAAGTCAAGCTTCCCCACCAAGGAGTCTTTTAGGGCCAACGCCAGtcttaaaccacatgtgcctgtttCTCCTTTACATATGCATATTCCAGTTAAGTCAG acTCTGAAACTTTAACTACAGTGGAGACACAAGCAAGAGTATTTACTACTTCTTACTGCAAACAGACCATGGACAGACAAG GTTCGGTTTTACTAAGTACTTTAATGCAGCAATCAGATCCTCTTGACCCTCCCGGTCTATACCACCTTCTCAGCACTAATCTGGGCAGTCTGCCGGTGTCCTCTATACAGAGAGCTCAAACAAACAA CACTGCAGGCACTTCAGATCCCAGCATTATGTCCCCATCGCAATGTGCAGCTCTGAAAGAATATCAAAAACTGGCCATTTCTGGATTAAATTCAATTGCCTTGGGCGAGGAAGGCATGGATAAGAAAGGTTCACAATGCCAGAGAGGAAGAGGACATCTCAACAAAATGTGTCGTCTTACAGGAGCTCAGCACATACTGCCTCTTGTTGAGTACCATATCACATTATACTGCCAGGCCCTGCATTGTCTGGAGAAATCAGAAGGTGGTTCAGCGGACAGTCAGTCCATGTCATCTTCCAGCACTGATGATGGTGGTCTGATGGTCAGTGCTAAGGACACGATCTCAAGATTTACAGACCCAGCACTGGTTTCACTTGAGATCCTGTATCATCTGGTGTTTTATAGCCTAGATGTTGTAGAGACTTTGCTGCGAAAAAGTACAGTGGGAATGACTGAGCCTAATACGGTGATAAATAGAGATTTGGACAATGATGAAGAAATGCTGCATCCTCTATTCCAAAAAATTGTACttctcttgtcctcttctgttGTCACATATAAGAGAGAAATCATTCAAGAGAAGGTACTCCATGTACTGGTGAAACTGGCCGAAAATTCTGCCAAAGAGCAGTTAACCAG GTTTCAGGGATTGCTGAGCTCTCCTGTGCTTCTCCAGTGTTTATCTCCAAACTCTTCCCTCTCTGTGGTCCACAAAACTGTACGTTTGTTGGCTCTTCTTGCAGATGATGAAAGGCTGTCGGGCCTCCTGTGTTCATGCTCAG aaAATTGTCTTCTGCTTGCCTTGTATATGTACATCATCTCCAGGCCGGACAAACAAGCATCAGAGAAGCTTTGGCTTCAAACTGAGCATGAG GTGGTTAGATTCCTAAACAAATTGATTATCCAAGGCTGGAGCTCTCCCTCTACCAGATCTGGAGTTACTTGTCAGTGTAACAGAGAG GTGGTGAAGGCGCTGGTTCTCACGCTTCATCTAGAATGGCTCTGTGTGCGTCGCCTCGCTGTCCTTTTACCCACTCCAAACCAAAACAAATCGGTGCTCTTTCTTAAGGAAGCGGTAATGGTTCTGCACAGTCTTTACCAGCGGGACAAAAGCTTCAGTGAACATTGTTTGGATGTCTTCCACCAGTACGATCAAGCGGTGCCTGGAGTACGAGCATTTTTTAGAAAATTCAACACTTTGAATGAGAATGAAG AGTTTGCACTTGATGAATTGTGTCCACCAGAAGTAGAGACAGAAGAAGAAAGCATGGATTGCACTTGA
- the ATRIP gene encoding ATR-interacting protein isoform X1, with translation MKAVTRSGWHIMSINPLFTTKKRDLSVLHSTNRVNASISSAVQGVYSSCNDQGTYPPSKRSRSTSITESKVMEDVFGDGEDFTADDLEEIDIIASQAYTQDSTAMNSRTNHVQGGVISNSRQTSAFLQPQRPALPKRGRDTLNLRSDNETSSTDVLQSRLEDLKQKLKLLEDEIIVKNGEIKVLRDALRQTESNLEQQKIAHVVLEKEKTQMQCEKEKELLKKIQSLQSELQFKDAEMIELKTKLQSSERRVLVPQVSPKKSPSLKPESSPQPGKSSFPTKESFRANASLKPHVPVSPLHMHIPVKSDSETLTTVETQARVFTTSYCKQTMDRQGSVLLSTLMQQSDPLDPPGLYHLLSTNLGSLPVSSIQRAQTNNTAGTSDPSIMSPSQCAALKEYQKLAISGLNSIALGEEGMDKKGSQCQRGRGHLNKMCRLTGAQHILPLVEYHITLYCQALHCLEKSEGGSADSQSMSSSSTDDGGLMVSAKDTISRFTDPALVSLEILYHLVFYSLDVVETLLRKSTVGMTEPNTVINRDLDNDEEMLHPLFQKIVLLLSSSVVTYKREIIQEKVLHVLVKLAENSAKEQLTRFQGLLSSPVLLQCLSPNSSLSVVHKTVRLLALLADDERLSGLLCSCSENCLLLALYMYIISRPDKQASEKLWLQTEHEVVRFLNKLIIQGWSSPSTRSGVTCQCNREVVKALVLTLHLEWLCVRRLAVLLPTPNQNKSVLFLKEAVMVLHSLYQRDKSFSEHCLDVFHQYDQAVPGVRAFFRKFNTLNENEEFALDELCPPEVETEEESMDCT, from the exons AGGTCTGGCTGGCACATTATGTCAATTAACCCCTTGTTTACAACAAAGAAAAGGGATCTCTCTGTATTACACAGCACAAATAGAGTTAATGCCAGCATCTCCTCAGCAGTACAAGGTGTGTATTCTTCCTGCAATGATCAAGGAACATATCCTCCATCAAAGCGTTCTCGATCAACCAGCATTACTGAGTCCAAAGTCATGGAGGATGTATTTGGTGATGGGGAAGATTTTACAGCTGATGATTTGGAGGAGATTGATATCATTGCCTCTCAGGCATATACACAGGACTCAACGGCTATGAACAGTCGTACAAATCATGTCCAAGGGGGTGTGATATCTAATAGCCGACAGACATCTGCCTTTCTACAGCCACAAAGACCTGCACTGCCAAAACGAGGAAGAGATACCTTGA ACTTGCGTTCTGATAATGAAACCTCTTCCACTGATGTTTTGCAGTCCCGACTTGAAGATCTAAAGCAAAAG TTGAAGCTGCTAGAAGATGAAATTATTGTGAAGAATGGTGAAATTAAAGTTTTGCGAGACGCCTTGCGTCAGACAGAGTCTAACCTTGAGCAGCAAAAAATTGCTCATGTTGTCTTGGAAAAAGAGAAGACTCAAATGCAGTGTGAGAAGGAAAAAGAATTGTTGAAAAAG ATTCAGTCTTTACAATCAGAGCTTCAGTTTAAAGATGCGGAGATGATAGAACTGAAGACAAAACTGCAGAGCAGTGAGCGGCGAGTCCTGGTACCACAGGTTAG CCCCAAGAAAAGTCCTTCTTTAAAGCCTGAGTCATCACCACAACCAGGAAAGTCAAGCTTCCCCACCAAGGAGTCTTTTAGGGCCAACGCCAGtcttaaaccacatgtgcctgtttCTCCTTTACATATGCATATTCCAGTTAAGTCAG acTCTGAAACTTTAACTACAGTGGAGACACAAGCAAGAGTATTTACTACTTCTTACTGCAAACAGACCATGGACAGACAAG GTTCGGTTTTACTAAGTACTTTAATGCAGCAATCAGATCCTCTTGACCCTCCCGGTCTATACCACCTTCTCAGCACTAATCTGGGCAGTCTGCCGGTGTCCTCTATACAGAGAGCTCAAACAAACAA CACTGCAGGCACTTCAGATCCCAGCATTATGTCCCCATCGCAATGTGCAGCTCTGAAAGAATATCAAAAACTGGCCATTTCTGGATTAAATTCAATTGCCTTGGGCGAGGAAGGCATGGATAAGAAAGGTTCACAATGCCAGAGAGGAAGAGGACATCTCAACAAAATGTGTCGTCTTACAGGAGCTCAGCACATACTGCCTCTTGTTGAGTACCATATCACATTATACTGCCAGGCCCTGCATTGTCTGGAGAAATCAGAAGGTGGTTCAGCGGACAGTCAGTCCATGTCATCTTCCAGCACTGATGATGGTGGTCTGATGGTCAGTGCTAAGGACACGATCTCAAGATTTACAGACCCAGCACTGGTTTCACTTGAGATCCTGTATCATCTGGTGTTTTATAGCCTAGATGTTGTAGAGACTTTGCTGCGAAAAAGTACAGTGGGAATGACTGAGCCTAATACGGTGATAAATAGAGATTTGGACAATGATGAAGAAATGCTGCATCCTCTATTCCAAAAAATTGTACttctcttgtcctcttctgttGTCACATATAAGAGAGAAATCATTCAAGAGAAGGTACTCCATGTACTGGTGAAACTGGCCGAAAATTCTGCCAAAGAGCAGTTAACCAG GTTTCAGGGATTGCTGAGCTCTCCTGTGCTTCTCCAGTGTTTATCTCCAAACTCTTCCCTCTCTGTGGTCCACAAAACTGTACGTTTGTTGGCTCTTCTTGCAGATGATGAAAGGCTGTCGGGCCTCCTGTGTTCATGCTCAG aaAATTGTCTTCTGCTTGCCTTGTATATGTACATCATCTCCAGGCCGGACAAACAAGCATCAGAGAAGCTTTGGCTTCAAACTGAGCATGAG GTGGTTAGATTCCTAAACAAATTGATTATCCAAGGCTGGAGCTCTCCCTCTACCAGATCTGGAGTTACTTGTCAGTGTAACAGAGAG GTGGTGAAGGCGCTGGTTCTCACGCTTCATCTAGAATGGCTCTGTGTGCGTCGCCTCGCTGTCCTTTTACCCACTCCAAACCAAAACAAATCGGTGCTCTTTCTTAAGGAAGCGGTAATGGTTCTGCACAGTCTTTACCAGCGGGACAAAAGCTTCAGTGAACATTGTTTGGATGTCTTCCACCAGTACGATCAAGCGGTGCCTGGAGTACGAGCATTTTTTAGAAAATTCAACACTTTGAATGAGAATGAAG AGTTTGCACTTGATGAATTGTGTCCACCAGAAGTAGAGACAGAAGAAGAAAGCATGGATTGCACTTGA